In Streptococcus sp. SN-1, a single genomic region encodes these proteins:
- a CDS encoding ABC transporter permease, with protein MKKYQRMHLIFIRQYIKQIMEYKVDFVVGVLGVFLTQGLNLLFLNVIFQHIPSLEGWSFQEIAFIYGFSLIPKGLDHLFFDNLWALGQRLVRKGEFDKYLTRPINPLFHILVETFQIDALGELLVGGILLATTVSSIAWTLPKFLIFLVCIPFATLIYTSLKIATSSIAFWTKQSGAMIYIFYMFNDFAKYPISIYNSFLRWLISFIVPFAFTAYYPASYFLQDKDVIFNIGGLMLISMVFFVISLKLWDSGLDAYESAGS; from the coding sequence ATGAAAAAATATCAACGCATGCATCTGATTTTTATCAGACAATACATCAAACAGATCATGGAATACAAGGTGGATTTTGTGGTTGGAGTCCTGGGAGTCTTTCTGACTCAAGGCCTGAACCTATTGTTTCTCAATGTCATCTTTCAACATATCCCCTCGCTAGAAGGATGGTCCTTCCAAGAAATTGCCTTTATATATGGTTTTTCCTTGATTCCTAAGGGATTGGACCATCTCTTTTTTGATAATCTCTGGGCATTGGGACAACGCTTGGTGAGAAAGGGAGAGTTTGACAAGTATCTGACTCGTCCTATCAATCCTCTCTTTCACATCCTAGTTGAAACCTTTCAGATTGATGCCTTGGGCGAACTCTTGGTTGGTGGGATCCTACTAGCGACAACGGTATCTAGCATTGCTTGGACTCTTCCAAAATTCCTGATTTTCCTAGTTTGTATTCCTTTTGCTACCTTGATTTATACTTCCTTGAAAATCGCGACATCTAGTATCGCTTTTTGGACCAAACAGTCAGGCGCCATGATTTACATTTTTTATATGTTTAATGATTTTGCCAAGTATCCCATTTCCATTTACAATTCATTTCTTCGTTGGTTGATTAGCTTTATCGTGCCTTTCGCTTTTACAGCCTATTATCCTGCCAGCTATTTCTTGCAGGACAAGGATGTAATCTTTAACATCGGAGGTTTGATGTTGATTTCTATGGTTTTCTTTGTCATTTCCCTTAAACTTTGGGATAGTGGTTTAGATGCCTACGAAAGTGCGGGTTCTTAG
- a CDS encoding ABC transporter permease, with protein sequence MVKLWRRYKPFINAGVQELITYRVNFLLYRIGDVMGAFVAFYLWKAVFDSSQESLIQGFSMADITLYIIMSFVTNLLTKSDSSFMIGEEVKDGSIIMRLLRPVHFAASYLFTELGSKWLIFISVGFPFLSVIVLMKIVSGQGIVEVLGLTVLYLFSLTLAYLINFFFNICFGFSAFVFKNLWGSNLLKTSIVAFMSGSLIPLAFFPKVVSDILSFLPFSSLIYTPVMIIVGKYDASQMIQALALQFFWLLVMVGLSQLIWKRVQSFITIQGG encoded by the coding sequence ATGGTCAAATTGTGGAGACGTTATAAACCCTTTATCAATGCAGGGGTTCAGGAGTTGATTACCTATCGAGTCAACTTTCTTCTTTACCGGATTGGTGATGTCATGGGGGCCTTCGTTGCTTTCTATCTCTGGAAGGCTGTCTTTGATTCCTCGCAGGAGTCCTTGATTCAGGGCTTCAGCATGGCAGATATTACCCTTTATATCATCATGAGTTTTGTGACTAATCTGTTGACCAAGTCAGATAGCTCTTTTATGATTGGGGAGGAGGTCAAGGATGGCTCTATTATCATGCGTTTGTTGAGACCAGTGCATTTTGCGGCATCTTATCTCTTTACCGAGCTCGGCTCCAAGTGGTTGATCTTTATCTCTGTTGGCTTTCCATTTTTAAGTGTTATTGTCTTGATGAAAATCGTATCTGGACAAGGCATTGTAGAAGTGCTGGGTTTAACTGTCCTTTATCTCTTTAGTCTAACGCTAGCTTATCTGATTAACTTTTTCTTTAATATTTGCTTTGGATTTTCTGCCTTTGTGTTTAAAAATCTTTGGGGTTCCAATCTCCTCAAGACTTCCATAGTGGCCTTTATGTCTGGAAGTTTGATTCCCTTGGCTTTCTTTCCAAAGGTTGTTTCAGATATTCTGTCCTTCTTGCCTTTTTCATCCTTGATTTACACTCCGGTCATGATTATCGTTGGGAAATACGATGCCAGTCAGATGATTCAGGCGCTCGCTTTGCAGTTTTTCTGGCTCTTAGTGATGGTAGGCTTGTCTCAGTTGATTTGGAAACGAGTCCAGTCATTTATCACCATTCAAGGAGGGTAG
- a CDS encoding ATP-binding cassette domain-containing protein — protein MAMIEVEHLQKNFVKTVKEPGLKGALRSFIHPEKQTFEAVKDLTFEVPKGQILGFIGANGAGKSTTIKMLTGILKPTSGFCRINGKIPQDNRQDYVKDIGVVFGQRTQLWWDLALQETYTVLKEIYDVPDSLFHKRMDFLNEVLDLKDFIKDPVRTLSLGQRMRADIAASLLHNPKVLFLDEPTIGLDVSVKDNIRRAITQINQEEETTILLTTHDLSDIEQLCDRIFMIDKGQEIFDGTVSQLKETFGKMKTLSFELLPDQNHLVSHYEGLPDMTVDRQGNSLNIEFDSSRYQSADIIKQTLSDFEIRDLKMVDTDIEDIIRRFYRKEL, from the coding sequence ATGGCAATGATAGAAGTGGAACATCTTCAGAAAAATTTTGTGAAGACTGTTAAGGAACCGGGCTTGAAGGGGGCTTTGCGTTCCTTTATTCATCCTGAAAAGCAGACCTTTGAAGCGGTCAAGGATTTGACCTTTGAGGTCCCAAAGGGGCAGATTTTAGGTTTTATTGGGGCAAATGGTGCTGGGAAGTCGACAACCATTAAAATGTTGACAGGGATTTTAAAGCCGACATCTGGTTTTTGTCGGATTAACGGCAAGATTCCTCAGGATAATCGCCAAGATTATGTAAAGGATATTGGAGTGGTCTTTGGGCAAAGAACCCAGCTATGGTGGGATTTGGCACTGCAAGAGACCTACACAGTTTTAAAGGAGATTTATGATGTACCAGACTCGCTCTTCCACAAGCGCATGGACTTTTTGAATGAAGTCTTGGATTTGAAGGACTTTATCAAGGACCCCGTGCGGACTCTTTCACTGGGTCAACGGATGCGGGCGGATATTGCGGCGTCCTTGCTCCACAATCCCAAGGTTCTCTTTTTAGATGAGCCGACTATTGGTTTGGACGTTTCGGTCAAGGATAACATTCGTCGGGCTATTACTCAGATCAATCAGGAGGAAGAAACCACCATTCTCTTGACCACTCACGACCTGAGCGACATTGAGCAACTTTGTGATCGAATTTTTATGATTGATAAGGGGCAGGAGATTTTTGATGGAACGGTTAGCCAGCTCAAGGAAACATTTGGCAAGATGAAGACTCTCTCCTTTGAACTGCTACCAGATCAAAATCATCTCGTCTCTCACTATGAAGGATTGCCTGATATGACCGTTGATAGACAAGGGAATAGTCTTAATATTGAATTCGATAGTTCTCGCTACCAGTCAGCTGACATTATCAAGCAAACCCTGTCTGATTTTGAAATCCGCGATTTGAAGATGGTGGATACGGATATTGAGGATATTATCCGTCGCTTCTACCGAAAGGAGCTCTAA
- a CDS encoding AAA family ATPase gives MKLLLKTLRLIGVRKNYEVHFHKGLNYISGPTSTGKTAILELIDYAFGKKNHKSYIEIGESCTDVELEFYISENLYKIKRPLSAFKEPVLLQTYDSVKEKFTQARTLKIDVPSNEKSLSYFLLSKLNLTNLIIRGDDFSFRDLFKFSYLKQTNIDNENILNEQNWALNGKEKATFEIILDIYDSLLGDLQQSLKIEKENLKVKEIRYEAVREFLKTAEVENYETVQVKSVDIDSKLEDINSKIENYKSDILKTEVGNDVNELVVLISDKKEKLSNLRNKFSDQEQYIQKLQLLENQYFADIEKISEQIAGIKAINKYEYLYCPNCLRPISLHEESSCLLCHQNMDDIVIEINDLKKERKKLTKKKNELHTYIDSEKEKNIRVGLEINKLQDNINSDEEKLDNLTRQYINPLAAEISLLSIKSGQLYEEKKSLNESLKFIEELTNLEMLLSEKRIEVEGIEEQIERQKHKATKEDKLKQLSEIFSTILLSFDFPNLYEAYIDTKSYLPHVRGRKYSDLGSLGAVTLITMAYYLSIMICSEVKTGNHLGLLMIDTPRKNLGASSTSTEFRDEKIYESIINYFLQLGKECKNDFQLIIVNNGYPSDFSPDYIVKEFSSDGHDGLIDDYDRV, from the coding sequence ATGAAATTATTGTTAAAGACCCTCAGATTAATAGGTGTGAGAAAAAATTATGAGGTTCATTTTCATAAAGGATTAAATTATATTTCGGGACCAACTTCAACAGGAAAAACTGCAATTTTAGAATTAATAGATTATGCTTTTGGGAAAAAGAATCATAAATCGTATATTGAAATTGGAGAAAGTTGTACGGATGTGGAATTGGAATTTTATATATCAGAGAATCTCTATAAGATTAAAAGACCATTATCAGCTTTTAAAGAACCTGTTCTTTTACAGACTTACGATAGTGTCAAAGAAAAATTTACACAAGCGCGTACCTTGAAAATTGATGTTCCTTCAAATGAAAAATCATTATCTTACTTTTTGTTATCGAAGCTTAATCTAACTAATTTAATCATTAGAGGAGACGATTTTAGTTTTAGAGATTTATTTAAATTTTCATATTTAAAACAGACAAATATTGATAACGAAAACATTCTTAATGAGCAGAACTGGGCGCTTAATGGAAAAGAAAAAGCAACATTTGAGATTATTTTAGATATCTATGATAGTTTACTAGGTGACCTACAACAAAGTCTTAAAATTGAAAAAGAGAACTTAAAGGTAAAAGAAATTAGATACGAAGCTGTAAGAGAATTTCTAAAAACTGCAGAAGTTGAAAATTATGAAACAGTGCAAGTGAAATCTGTTGACATTGATTCTAAATTAGAGGATATTAATTCTAAAATAGAAAACTATAAATCTGATATTCTAAAAACAGAAGTGGGAAATGATGTTAATGAATTGGTAGTACTTATTAGTGACAAAAAAGAAAAGTTAAGTAATCTAAGAAACAAATTTTCAGATCAAGAACAGTATATACAAAAATTACAGTTGTTGGAAAATCAATATTTTGCTGATATTGAAAAAATTAGTGAGCAAATAGCAGGTATTAAAGCTATTAATAAATACGAATATTTATATTGTCCAAATTGCTTACGACCGATTTCACTTCACGAAGAATCAAGTTGCTTATTGTGTCATCAGAATATGGATGATATTGTAATTGAAATCAACGATTTGAAAAAGGAACGAAAAAAACTTACAAAAAAGAAAAATGAGCTTCACACTTATATTGATTCAGAAAAGGAAAAAAATATTAGAGTAGGCCTAGAAATAAATAAGTTACAGGATAATATTAACTCAGATGAAGAGAAATTAGATAATTTAACTAGACAATATATTAATCCGTTAGCTGCAGAAATTAGTTTACTATCAATAAAAAGCGGTCAATTATATGAAGAAAAGAAGTCTTTAAATGAGAGCCTGAAATTTATTGAGGAACTTACAAATTTGGAAATGTTGCTTTCTGAAAAGAGGATAGAAGTTGAGGGGATAGAAGAGCAAATTGAACGCCAAAAACATAAAGCTACCAAAGAGGATAAATTGAAACAACTATCTGAAATATTTTCAACTATATTATTATCTTTTGATTTTCCAAATCTATATGAAGCCTATATTGATACAAAGAGTTACTTACCTCATGTTAGGGGTCGTAAATACAGTGATTTAGGTAGTTTAGGAGCTGTGACTCTGATAACAATGGCATATTACCTATCAATAATGATTTGTTCAGAAGTGAAAACTGGTAACCATTTAGGATTGTTGATGATTGATACTCCTAGGAAAAACTTAGGGGCTTCCTCGACAAGTACAGAGTTTAGAGACGAAAAAATATACGAATCTATAATTAATTATTTTCTTCAGCTTGGAAAAGAATGTAAAAATGATTTTCAGTTAATTATTGTAAATAATGGTTATCCATCAGATTTTTCACCAGATTATATTGTTAAAGAATTTTCTTCTGATGGTCATGATGGGTTGATTGATGATTATGATCGTGTTTAA
- a CDS encoding ABC-three component system protein, translating to MEYDFKYLVTKYELAGAREKFEKICIEVFQEKYGPSAKEAAVSQGDDGIDVLVGDLDNRPSIYQCKFFIDGIGDSQKQQIRESFRKVITKYPNISSWYLCVPIGLNINELLWWSRWKSKMKAEHKIKIELCDGAFLLKEFKKCSSYKSTFDDDIRNDLEQIKMSIEASNKRVYEEILYGEDEIEEISEMYNDTIFISMLKSAQIAEVDDFKVDFYNAEIARHESLSKDDINGKKQYDNLRKKIHSIWKTQYRLYKQPNDGNCLINQTYLRIEDLDSSTLGSPISDFNLLAKKGILHQLADDKELGWVDNFIAVLEKYMEGNDVGDN from the coding sequence ATGGAGTATGATTTTAAATATTTAGTCACTAAGTATGAATTAGCAGGAGCAAGGGAAAAATTTGAAAAGATATGTATTGAGGTATTTCAAGAAAAATATGGACCTTCAGCGAAGGAGGCTGCGGTATCACAAGGAGATGATGGCATCGATGTTCTAGTTGGTGACTTAGATAACAGACCATCAATTTATCAGTGTAAATTTTTTATTGATGGGATTGGAGATTCACAGAAACAACAAATTAGAGAATCGTTTAGAAAAGTAATTACCAAGTATCCCAATATTTCTTCTTGGTATTTATGTGTACCAATAGGCCTAAATATAAATGAGCTATTATGGTGGTCAAGATGGAAAAGTAAAATGAAGGCTGAACATAAAATAAAGATAGAGTTGTGTGATGGAGCTTTTTTACTAAAAGAATTTAAGAAATGCAGCAGTTATAAATCAACATTTGATGATGATATCAGAAATGATTTAGAACAGATTAAAATGTCTATTGAAGCCAGTAATAAAAGGGTTTACGAAGAAATATTATATGGAGAAGATGAGATAGAAGAAATCTCAGAAATGTACAATGATACTATATTTATATCAATGTTGAAGAGTGCACAAATAGCCGAAGTTGACGATTTCAAAGTTGATTTTTATAATGCAGAAATTGCTAGACATGAATCTCTTAGCAAAGATGACATCAATGGGAAAAAACAGTATGATAATTTAAGAAAGAAGATACATTCTATTTGGAAGACCCAATATCGTCTATACAAGCAACCTAACGATGGTAATTGTTTAATAAATCAAACTTATCTTAGAATCGAAGATTTAGATTCTAGCACTTTAGGGAGCCCGATAAGTGATTTTAATTTATTAGCTAAAAAGGGCATCTTACATCAGCTTGCTGATGATAAGGAATTAGGTTGGGTTGATAATTTTATAGCAGTGTTGGAAAAATATATGGAGGGAAATGATGTTGGAGATAATTGA
- a CDS encoding class II fructose-bisphosphate aldolase — translation MAIVSAEKFVQAARDNGYAVGGFNTNNLEWTQAILRAAEAKKAPVLIQTSMGAAKYMGGYKVARNLIANLVESMGITVPVAIHLDHGHYEDALECIQVGYTSVMFDGSHLPVEENLEKARKVVEFAHANGVSVEAEVGTIGGEEDGIIGDGELAPIEDAKAMVATGIDFLAAGIGNIHGPYPENWKGLHLDHLQKLTEAVPGFPIVLHGGSGIPDEQIQAAIKLGVAKVNVNTECQIAFANATRKFARDYEANEAEYDKKKLFDPRKFLADGVKAIQASVEERIDVFGSEGKA, via the coding sequence ATGGCAATCGTTTCAGCAGAAAAATTTGTCCAAGCAGCTCGTGACAACGGTTATGCAGTTGGTGGATTTAACACAAACAACCTTGAGTGGACTCAAGCTATCTTGCGTGCAGCAGAAGCTAAAAAAGCTCCAGTTTTGATCCAAACTTCAATGGGTGCTGCTAAATACATGGGTGGTTACAAAGTTGCTCGCAACTTGATCGCTAACCTTGTTGAATCAATGGGTATCACTGTACCAGTAGCTATCCACCTTGACCACGGTCACTACGAAGATGCACTTGAGTGTATTCAAGTTGGTTATACTTCAGTTATGTTTGACGGTTCACACCTTCCAGTTGAAGAAAACCTTGAAAAAGCTCGTAAAGTTGTAGAATTTGCGCATGCAAATGGTGTATCAGTAGAAGCTGAAGTTGGTACTATCGGTGGTGAAGAAGACGGAATCATCGGTGATGGTGAATTGGCTCCAATCGAAGATGCTAAAGCAATGGTTGCAACTGGTATCGACTTCTTGGCAGCTGGTATCGGTAACATCCACGGTCCTTACCCAGAAAACTGGAAAGGTCTTCACCTTGATCACTTGCAAAAATTGACTGAAGCTGTACCAGGTTTCCCAATCGTATTGCACGGTGGATCAGGTATTCCTGATGAGCAAATCCAAGCAGCTATCAAACTTGGTGTTGCGAAAGTTAACGTTAACACTGAATGCCAAATCGCATTCGCTAACGCAACTCGTAAATTTGCTCGTGACTACGAAGCAAACGAAGCAGAATACGATAAGAAAAAACTCTTCGACCCACGTAAATTCTTGGCTGACGGTGTAAAAGCTATCCAAGCATCAGTTGAAGAACGTATCGACGTATTCGGTTCAGAAGGTAAAGCATAA
- the vncS gene encoding sensor histidine kinase VncS → MRRTGLFTKIFIYTFSIFSVLVICLHLAIYFLFPSTYLSHRQESIGQKATAIAQSLDGKDRERIEQVLELYSQTSDIKGAVKGEMTEDKLEVKDSLPLDTDSQTTSLFIEEREVKTQDGGTMTLQFLASMDLQKEAEQISLQFLPYTLLASFLISLLVAYIYARTIVAPILEIKRITRRMMELDSQVRLRVDSKDEIGDLKEQINSLYQHLLTVIADLHDKNEAILQLEKMKVEFLRGASHELKTPLASLKILIENMKENVGRYKDRDHYLGVALGIVDELNHHVLQILSLSSVQELRDDREQIDLYQITQSLVDDYALLAKERDLQIDNSLTHQQAYLNPSVMKLILSNLISNAIKHSVPGGLVRIGEREGELFIENSCSPEEQEKLAQSFSDHASRKAKGSGMGLFVVKSLLEHEKLSYRFEMEENRLTFFIAFPKVAQD, encoded by the coding sequence ATGAGACGAACAGGTTTATTTACAAAGATATTTATCTATACCTTCTCGATATTTAGTGTTCTGGTTATCTGCCTTCATTTAGCTATTTATTTTCTCTTTCCCTCGACTTATCTTAGTCATCGTCAGGAAAGCATTGGCCAGAAAGCGACAGCTATTGCACAATCACTTGATGGAAAGGATAGAGAAAGGATTGAACAAGTTTTAGAACTCTACTCTCAGACGAGTGATATCAAGGGAGCTGTCAAGGGAGAGATGACCGAGGACAAGTTAGAAGTCAAGGACAGCCTTCCTCTGGATACAGACAGCCAGACCACCTCTCTCTTTATTGAGGAGCGTGAGGTGAAAACGCAAGACGGTGGTACTATGACCCTCCAATTTCTAGCTTCCATGGATTTGCAAAAGGAAGCAGAGCAGATCAGTCTCCAGTTTCTTCCCTATACCTTGCTGGCATCCTTTCTGATTTCCCTCTTGGTGGCCTACATCTATGCTCGGACCATTGTTGCCCCGATTTTGGAAATTAAGCGAATAACCCGTCGGATGATGGAACTGGATTCCCAAGTGCGATTGCGCGTGGATTCTAAGGATGAGATTGGTGATCTCAAGGAACAAATCAATAGCCTCTACCAGCACCTCTTGACTGTCATTGCGGATTTGCATGATAAGAATGAAGCCATTCTCCAGCTGGAAAAGATGAAGGTCGAATTCCTACGTGGAGCTTCTCATGAATTAAAAACACCTCTGGCTAGTTTGAAAATCCTGATCGAAAACATGAAAGAAAATGTCGGTCGCTATAAGGATAGAGACCACTATCTGGGAGTTGCCTTAGGAATTGTGGATGAGCTCAATCACCACGTTCTCCAGATACTCTCTCTCTCGTCTGTGCAGGAATTAAGAGATGATAGGGAACAAATTGACTTATACCAGATAACGCAAAGTCTGGTTGATGATTATGCCTTGCTAGCCAAGGAAAGAGATCTCCAGATAGACAATAGTTTGACTCATCAGCAGGCTTATCTAAACCCATCTGTCATGAAGTTGATTTTGTCTAACCTCATCAGTAATGCTATCAAGCACTCTGTTCCAGGTGGCTTGGTCCGAATTGGAGAAAGAGAAGGGGAGCTCTTTATCGAGAATAGCTGTAGTCCTGAAGAACAAGAAAAACTAGCCCAATCTTTTTCTGATCATGCTAGTCGCAAGGCTAAGGGTTCTGGGATGGGGCTCTTTGTGGTTAAGAGTCTATTAGAACATGAAAAATTATCTTATCGTTTCGAGATGGAGGAGAATCGTTTAACTTTCTTTATAGCTTTTCCAAAAGTAGCCCAAGACTAG
- the vncR gene encoding response regulator transcription factor VncR, with translation MKILIVEDEEMIREGISDYLTDCGYETIEAADGQEALEQFSSYEVALVLLDIQMPKLNGLEVLAEIRKTSQVPVLMLTAFQDEEYKMSAFASLADGYLEKPFSLSLLKVRVDAIFKRYYDTGRVFSYKDAKVDFESYSASLAGQEVAINAKELEILDYLVKNEGRALTRSQIIDAVWKATDEVPFDRVIDVYIKELRKKLDLDCILTVRNVGYKLERK, from the coding sequence ATGAAAATTTTAATTGTAGAAGATGAAGAGATGATCCGTGAGGGGATCAGTGACTATTTGACGGATTGTGGCTATGAAACTATTGAGGCGGCAGACGGTCAGGAAGCCTTGGAGCAATTTTCTAGCTATGAGGTAGCTTTGGTTTTACTGGATATCCAAATGCCCAAGCTCAATGGTCTAGAAGTCCTAGCTGAGATTCGTAAAACTAGTCAGGTTCCTGTTTTGATGTTGACTGCCTTTCAGGATGAGGAATACAAGATGAGTGCCTTTGCTTCGCTCGCAGATGGCTATCTGGAAAAACCTTTTTCTCTGTCCCTCTTAAAAGTGAGGGTAGACGCGATTTTCAAGCGCTACTACGATACGGGACGAGTCTTCTCTTATAAGGATGCTAAGGTGGATTTTGAGAGCTACAGTGCAAGCCTCGCGGGTCAAGAAGTGGCCATTAATGCCAAAGAGTTGGAAATACTGGATTATTTGGTAAAAAATGAAGGCCGGGCCTTGACTCGGTCTCAGATAATCGATGCGGTCTGGAAGGCGACAGATGAGGTTCCTTTTGACCGTGTCATTGATGTCTATATCAAGGAACTGCGGAAAAAGCTGGACTTGGACTGCATCCTTACAGTGCGCAATGTTGGTTATAAATTGGAGCGAAAATGA